In Providencia rettgeri, the following proteins share a genomic window:
- a CDS encoding NAD-dependent succinate-semialdehyde dehydrogenase, with protein sequence MSINTNSTLFRQQAYINGQWVDAQNKGVFEVTNPANNAVIANVSNVGALETQQAIEAAEKALPAWRAKTAKERSQILNKWFRLMMDNQKELAELLSAEQGKSITESMGEIAYGASFIEWFAEEGKRVYGETIPSPLPGRRLVTIKQPVGVVAAITPWNFPNAMITRKVGPALAAGCTMVLKPAAETPLSALALAALGEEAGIPAGVFNIVPGTDAKAIGGVMTSSPIVRKLTFTGSTRVGKLLMEQCANTVKKMSLELGGNAPFIVFDDADLDAAVQGALAAKFRNSGQTCVCANRILVQEGVYDEFATRLAKAVNELKIGPATQADSQQGPLINQAAVDKVTEHIADAVSHGAKVIAGGKPAKLGGLFFEPTVITGVTEAMKVAKEETFGPLAPLFKFRDEQEAIALANDTEFGLASYFYSKDIGRIYRVAEALESGMVGINEGIISNEVAPFGGIKQSGLGREGSRYGIEDYLEVKYLCFGGLSN encoded by the coding sequence ATGAGCATAAATACCAATTCTACATTATTTCGCCAACAAGCTTATATCAACGGCCAATGGGTTGATGCCCAAAATAAAGGTGTGTTTGAGGTCACTAACCCTGCAAATAATGCGGTTATCGCTAACGTCAGCAATGTCGGTGCGTTAGAGACCCAACAAGCTATCGAAGCCGCAGAAAAAGCACTCCCCGCATGGCGCGCTAAAACCGCCAAAGAGCGTAGCCAAATTTTAAACAAATGGTTCCGTTTAATGATGGATAACCAAAAGGAATTGGCTGAATTACTCAGTGCTGAACAAGGTAAGTCGATCACTGAATCGATGGGAGAAATTGCCTATGGTGCCAGCTTTATTGAGTGGTTTGCAGAAGAAGGTAAACGTGTGTATGGGGAAACCATCCCATCACCTTTACCGGGGCGTCGCCTTGTGACGATAAAACAACCTGTGGGTGTGGTTGCGGCCATTACACCATGGAATTTTCCAAATGCCATGATCACTCGCAAAGTCGGCCCCGCATTAGCAGCAGGCTGTACGATGGTATTAAAACCCGCGGCAGAAACACCATTATCTGCATTAGCGTTGGCAGCGTTAGGGGAAGAAGCGGGTATTCCTGCTGGTGTGTTTAACATTGTTCCAGGTACGGATGCTAAAGCTATTGGTGGCGTGATGACTTCAAGCCCAATTGTTCGCAAACTCACATTTACGGGCTCAACGCGAGTCGGTAAGTTGCTGATGGAACAGTGCGCCAATACGGTCAAAAAGATGTCTCTGGAACTCGGTGGTAACGCACCATTTATCGTGTTTGATGATGCCGATTTAGATGCAGCCGTACAAGGTGCGTTAGCGGCTAAATTCCGCAACAGTGGGCAAACCTGTGTATGTGCTAACCGTATCTTAGTCCAAGAAGGCGTTTACGATGAATTTGCAACTCGTTTAGCAAAAGCCGTGAATGAGCTGAAAATTGGCCCTGCGACACAAGCTGACTCCCAGCAAGGCCCTCTGATTAACCAAGCCGCGGTCGATAAAGTCACAGAACATATTGCGGATGCGGTTTCCCACGGTGCAAAAGTCATCGCTGGGGGCAAACCGGCAAAATTAGGGGGGCTGTTCTTTGAGCCTACCGTTATCACTGGCGTCACTGAAGCCATGAAAGTCGCTAAAGAAGAAACATTCGGCCCACTGGCACCTTTATTTAAATTCCGCGATGAGCAAGAAGCGATTGCTCTGGCAAATGATACTGAATTTGGCTTGGCATCTTATTTCTATTCAAAAGATATCGGTCGTATCTACCGTGTTGCAGAGGCATTAGAAAGCGGCATGGTGGGTATCAATGAAGGCATTATTTCAAACGAAGTAGCCCCATTTGGTGGTATTAAGCAGTCTGGTCTGGGGCGTGAAGGTTCACGCTACGGAATTGAAGATTATTTGGAAGTGAAATACCTCTGCTTTGGTGGTCTTTCCAATTAG
- a CDS encoding 5-carboxymethyl-2-hydroxymuconate Delta-isomerase, with protein MPHFYAECTENIREEAKLPELFAQVNEALAATGIFPLGGIRSRAIWLDTWQMADGKHDYAFVHMTLKIGAGRSLEDRQKTGEMIFDLIKVHFADLMAKRYLALSFTMEELDPVLNYKQNNVHALFKD; from the coding sequence ATGCCTCATTTTTATGCGGAATGTACAGAAAACATTCGTGAAGAAGCGAAACTTCCAGAGCTGTTTGCTCAAGTGAATGAAGCCCTTGCTGCTACCGGTATTTTTCCATTAGGCGGCATTCGTAGCCGTGCAATTTGGCTAGATACTTGGCAAATGGCTGATGGCAAACACGATTATGCATTTGTCCATATGACGCTAAAAATCGGTGCCGGGCGCTCTCTTGAAGATAGGCAAAAAACGGGGGAAATGATTTTCGACCTGATCAAAGTCCATTTTGCCGATTTAATGGCAAAACGCTATCTGGCGCTGTCTTTTACCATGGAAGAGCTTGATCCTGTTTTAAATTATAAACAGAACAATGTTCATGCCTTGTTTAAGGACTAA
- a CDS encoding Bcr/CflA family multidrug efflux MFS transporter, with amino-acid sequence MVKNFDKHIPHYLIPLLGSLVAFGPLSIDMYLPALPQMGMALHATQGQMQYTLGAFFAGFCVGMLFYGPLSDLLGRRKMLLSGLAIFTIASLLCAQATNANTLIVFRALQAFGSGAAIVMARAIARDVYPAHELPKVLSLMTLVTMIAPLLAPLLGGFLLVHFQWQVIFYLLALIGLASVCAIFFLLPETLTHQRDSENILCVAFKNYAQVLTDREALSIIGTMAFSFAGMFAFISGSPFVYINYFGVSEQHYGLLFGCNILGMIVMLLLNVKLLKTYSLTRILTMQSGFQLAFGLLLLLFYQQSLPIIVILVVLFLSMVNAIGTNSLSLLLQHRGKIAGSASALAISIQFALAAVASVAVSVLQDESPFAMALVMALCAGLSFVSQQLSAKNIRPQVQSVSSENNEK; translated from the coding sequence ATGGTTAAAAATTTCGATAAACACATACCGCACTATTTGATCCCATTACTGGGGTCACTCGTGGCATTCGGTCCATTGTCTATCGATATGTACCTTCCAGCCCTTCCTCAAATGGGAATGGCATTACACGCCACCCAAGGGCAAATGCAGTACACCCTTGGCGCCTTTTTTGCTGGCTTCTGCGTGGGAATGCTGTTTTATGGCCCATTAAGTGACCTTCTTGGCCGGCGGAAAATGTTGTTAAGTGGCCTTGCCATTTTCACTATTGCCAGTTTGTTATGCGCACAAGCCACCAACGCAAATACCTTGATTGTATTCCGAGCGCTGCAAGCTTTTGGTAGTGGAGCGGCCATTGTTATGGCTAGAGCGATTGCAAGGGATGTTTATCCTGCCCATGAGCTACCTAAAGTACTGTCATTAATGACACTTGTGACCATGATAGCCCCGCTACTGGCACCACTTTTAGGGGGGTTTTTACTTGTTCATTTTCAGTGGCAAGTGATTTTTTACTTATTAGCGTTGATTGGCTTAGCTTCGGTGTGTGCGATTTTTTTCTTGCTCCCTGAAACGCTAACTCACCAGCGCGATTCTGAAAATATCCTTTGTGTCGCCTTCAAGAATTATGCGCAGGTGCTCACAGACCGAGAAGCACTGAGTATTATTGGCACTATGGCATTCTCTTTTGCCGGTATGTTTGCCTTTATTAGTGGTTCACCGTTTGTGTACATCAATTATTTCGGTGTTTCTGAACAACATTATGGTTTGCTGTTCGGCTGTAACATCTTGGGGATGATTGTCATGTTGTTGCTGAACGTTAAACTGCTAAAAACCTATAGTTTAACGCGCATACTGACTATGCAAAGTGGGTTTCAATTAGCGTTTGGTCTGCTGTTACTCCTATTTTACCAACAAAGTTTGCCCATAATTGTTATTCTAGTCGTGCTGTTCTTATCGATGGTCAATGCTATCGGCACCAACAGTTTGTCACTCTTACTGCAACATCGCGGGAAAATCGCAGGAAGTGCCAGTGCACTTGCGATTTCCATTCAGTTTGCCTTAGCGGCTGTCGCCAGCGTTGCAGTTTCTGTATTACAAGATGAATCCCCATTCGCTATGGCACTTGTTATGGCGCTGTGTGCCGGGTTAAGTTTTGTTAGCCAACAGCTATCAGCTAAAAATATCCGCCCACAAGTCCAATCAGTGTCTTCGGAGAACAACGAAAAATGA
- the hpaD gene encoding 3,4-dihydroxyphenylacetate 2,3-dioxygenase → MGKLALAAKITHVPSMYLSELPGKNFGCRQAAIDGHKEISRRCRELGVDTIIVFDTHWLVNSAYHINCADHFKGIYTSNELPHFIRDMEYEYDGNSVLGQMIGEEARKLGVRAQAHEIPSLTLEYATLVPMRYMNSDRHFKVISISAFCTSHSFEDSRKLGEAVLTAIEKYDGTVAVLASGSLSHRFIDDQKAEDGMNSYTREFDEQMDKRVVKLWREGRFGEFCKMLPEYADYCYGEGHMHDTVMLLGMLGWDKYAEKVEVLTDLFASSGTGQINAVFPLPSYITDKQAANA, encoded by the coding sequence ATGGGTAAATTGGCACTCGCCGCAAAAATAACACACGTCCCATCCATGTACCTATCAGAACTACCAGGTAAAAATTTTGGATGTCGCCAAGCCGCTATCGATGGGCACAAAGAAATCAGCCGTCGTTGCCGTGAATTAGGCGTTGATACCATTATTGTTTTTGATACACACTGGTTAGTCAACAGCGCCTATCACATTAACTGTGCGGATCATTTCAAAGGTATTTACACCAGTAATGAACTTCCACATTTCATTCGCGATATGGAATATGAATATGATGGGAACTCGGTATTAGGCCAAATGATTGGTGAAGAAGCACGTAAATTAGGCGTTCGTGCTCAAGCTCATGAAATCCCAAGCTTAACCCTCGAATATGCGACATTAGTGCCTATGCGCTACATGAATAGTGACCGCCACTTTAAAGTTATCTCAATTTCAGCATTCTGTACTTCTCATAGTTTTGAAGACAGCCGCAAATTAGGTGAAGCCGTACTGACTGCTATTGAAAAATACGATGGAACCGTTGCAGTACTGGCGAGCGGGTCATTATCACACCGTTTTATTGATGACCAAAAAGCCGAAGACGGTATGAATAGCTACACACGTGAATTTGATGAGCAAATGGATAAACGCGTCGTCAAACTTTGGCGTGAAGGCCGTTTTGGAGAGTTCTGCAAAATGTTGCCTGAGTATGCCGATTACTGCTATGGCGAAGGCCATATGCACGACACCGTGATGCTGTTAGGTATGTTAGGTTGGGATAAATACGCTGAAAAAGTGGAAGTTTTAACTGACTTGTTTGCCAGCTCAGGCACCGGGCAAATTAATGCCGTGTTCCCGCTTCCTAGCTATATCACTGATAAACAAGCTGCCAACGCATAA
- the hpaH gene encoding 2-oxo-hept-4-ene-1,7-dioate hydratase: MLQKDVISQIAQRLNQAEKSREQIRQISLDHPEMTIDDAYAIQKEWVGVKIAEGRVLKGHKIGLTSKAMQASSQIDEPDYGALLDDMFFDDGCDIPTDRFIVPRIEVELAFVLAKPLRGPNCTIFDVYNATDYVIPALELIDARCHNIDPETNRPRKVFDTISDNAANGAVILGGRPIKPRDLDMRWISALLYRNGVIEESGVAAAVLNHPANGVAWLANKLAPHNVQLEPGQIILGGSFTRPVPARKGDVFHVDYGNMGSISCRFV; the protein is encoded by the coding sequence ATGTTACAAAAAGATGTAATCTCACAAATCGCACAGCGCCTAAATCAGGCTGAAAAGTCACGTGAGCAAATTCGTCAAATATCCCTCGATCACCCAGAAATGACGATCGATGACGCTTATGCTATTCAAAAAGAGTGGGTTGGCGTGAAAATTGCTGAAGGACGTGTGCTCAAAGGCCATAAGATTGGGTTAACATCCAAAGCCATGCAAGCAAGTTCACAAATTGATGAACCTGATTACGGTGCGCTTCTTGACGATATGTTTTTTGATGATGGCTGTGATATTCCAACAGACCGCTTTATCGTGCCACGTATTGAAGTTGAATTAGCCTTCGTACTCGCAAAGCCATTACGTGGGCCAAACTGCACCATCTTTGATGTGTATAACGCCACTGACTATGTGATCCCAGCCCTTGAGCTGATCGATGCGCGTTGTCACAACATCGACCCTGAGACCAATCGACCACGTAAAGTGTTCGATACCATTTCAGATAACGCAGCGAATGGCGCGGTGATTTTAGGTGGCCGACCAATCAAACCACGCGATTTGGATATGCGCTGGATTAGCGCCCTGCTCTATCGTAATGGCGTCATTGAAGAATCTGGCGTAGCCGCTGCTGTACTCAATCACCCAGCGAATGGCGTGGCATGGCTAGCCAATAAATTAGCACCGCATAATGTGCAACTTGAGCCAGGCCAAATTATCTTAGGTGGCTCATTTACACGCCCTGTTCCTGCTCGTAAAGGTGATGTGTTTCACGTTGATTACGGCAATATGGGTTCAATTAGCTGCCGCTTCGTGTAA